From the genome of Panulirus ornatus isolate Po-2019 chromosome 19, ASM3632096v1, whole genome shotgun sequence, one region includes:
- the Sf3a2 gene encoding splicing factor 3A subunit 2, whose product MDFQHRAGGKTGGGGQASWSESNRDRRERLRQLALETIDLNKDPYFMKNHLGSYECKLCLTLHNNEGSYLAHTQGKKHQTNLARRAAKEAKESPAQPAPEKPRVEMKKFVKIGRPGYRVTKQRDPETGQQSLLFQIDYPEIADNVAPRHRFMSAYEQKVEPPDRKWQYLLFAAEPYETIAFKVPSREVDKSWTTWNKETKQFFLQFAFKIDPKAKMVPPAPPPLSAAGPPGPPGPPGPPGPPGMPPPPGLPPRPPMMPPGPPPPGMPPPPGPPGMPPPPPIRPPMRPMMPPPPPGPHGPMRPPPGPPGMGPPPPGMRGPPPPPGGPPPPPPPFNPVPPPPPSGGVPPPPPPKN is encoded by the coding sequence ATGGACTTCCAGCATAGAGCAGGAgggaaaactggaggtggaggccAAGCTTCATGGTCGGAAAGTAACAGGGACCGTCGTGAGCGACTGCGTCAGTTGGCCTTGGAGACTATTGACTTAAACAAAGATCCTTATTTTATGAAAAATCATCTGGGTTCGTATGAATGTAAACTGTGCCTCACCCTTCATAATAATGAGGGCAGCTACCTAGCTCATACTCAGGGTAAGAAGCATCAAACTAACTTAGCCAGACGTGCTGCTAAAGAAGCCAAGGAATCACCAGCACAACCTGCCCCTGAGAAACCTCGTGTTGAAATGAAAAAGTTTGTTAAAATTGGACGACCTGGTTACCGTGTTACCAAACAGAGAGACCCAGAAACTGGTCAGCAGAGCTTACTGTTTCAAATTGATTACCCTGAGATTGCGGATAATGTAGCCCCTCGTCACCGTTTTATGTCTGCTTATGAACAGAAGGTTGAGCCCCCAGATCGAAAGTGGCAGTACCTACTGTTTGCTGCTGAACCATATGAGACCATTGCCTTTAAAGTTCCAAGTAGAGAAGTGGATAAATCCTGGACAACATGGAACAAGGAAACCAAACAGTTCTTTTTGCAGTTTGCTTTCAAAATTGATCCCAAAGCCAAAATGGTGCCTCCAGCTCCTCCACCTTTATCAGCTGCTGGACCACCAGGCCCTCCTGGTCCACCAGGGCCTCCAGGACCTCCAGGCATGCCTCCACCACCTGGATTACCCCCCCGCCCACCTATGATGCCTCCAGGTCCCCCACCTCCAGGCATGCCACCTCCTCCAGGACCTCCTGGTatgcctcccccacccccaataaGACCTCCAATGAGGcccatgatgcctcctcctcctcctggcccacATGGTCCCATGAGACCTCCACCTGGCCCACCTGgtatgggtcctcctcctccaggcatgcgtgggccaccacctcctcctggaggcccaccaccaccaccacctccatttaatcctgttcctcctcctcctccttctggcggggtgcctcctcctccacctcccaaaaACTAA